A window of Oncorhynchus keta strain PuntledgeMale-10-30-2019 chromosome 27, Oket_V2, whole genome shotgun sequence contains these coding sequences:
- the LOC127912621 gene encoding uncharacterized protein LOC127912621, which yields MCPRCVVVELCLTLSHNKLHLTPGHAQPIPSHLPAHQLPATLLPAPMAQSHQVHLLPAHLLPAHLLPAPSPPGPSHPAPCTPARSPPAPSPPATLRPAHQLPVHPAPSHPAPSHPASSPPGPSHPSPSHPAPSPPGPSPPAPSPPAHLVPATLLPATLLPAHLLPAHLLPATLLPVHLLPAPHLTWSQLPAPCSQPPSPPAPSPLLPAPCSQPPCSQPPVPNPLFPAPRVPAPCSQPPCSQPPCSQPPVPSPLVPAPSPPAPSPQLTWSQLPATLLPAPQSTCSQPPSSQPPSSPGPSSQPPWPRAPKSTCSQPPGPEPPEPPAPSPLLSAPWPRAPKSTCSQPPGPSPQAQSPQSPLLPAPCSQPPGPEPPEPPAPRPLFSAPLAQSPQVHLLPAPWSQPPSSQPTCSQPPWSQPPAPSQPAPSPLVPVPSSQPTCSQPPGPEPPSPPAPSPPGPSPPAPSPPGPSPPAPSPPGPSPPAPSPPGPSPPAPSPPGTNLETKQSSAS from the coding sequence ATGTGTCCGAGGTGTGTAGTTGTTGAACTCTGCCTGACACTGAGCCACAACAAGCTCCATTTAACTCCTGGCCACGCTCAGCCTATCCCTTCCCACCTCCCAGCCCACCAGCTCCCAGCCACCCTGCTCCCAGCCCCCATGGCCCAGAGCCATCAAGTCCACCTGCTCCCAGCCCACCTGCTCCCAGCCCACCTGCTCCCAGCTCCCAGCCCACCTGGTCCCAGCCACCCTGCTCCCTGCACACCAGCTCGCAGTCCACCAGCTCCCAGTCCACCTGCCACCCTGCGCCCAGCCCACCAGCTCCCAGTCCACCCTGCTCCCAGCCACCCAGCTCCCAGCCACCCTGCTTCCAGCCCACCTGGTCCCAGCCACCCTTCTCCCAGCCACCCTGCTCCCAGCCCACCTGGTCCCAGCCCCCCTGCTCCGAGCCCCCCAGCCCACCTGGTCCCAGCCACCCTGCTCCCAGCCACCCTGCTCCCAGCCCACCTGCTCCCAGCCCACCTGCTCCCAGCCACCCTGCTCCCAGTCCACCTGCTCCCAGCCCCCCATCTCACCTGGTCCCAGCTCCCAGCCCCCTGCTCCCAGCCCCCCAGTCCACCTGCTCCCAGCCCCCTGCTCCCAGCCCCCTGCTCCCAGCCACCCTGCTCCCAGCCCCCTGTTCCCAACCCCCTGTTCCCAGCCCCACGGGTCCCAGCCCCCTGTTCCCAGCCACCCTGCTCCCAGCCCCCCTGCTCCCAACCCCCTGTTCCCAGCCCCCTGGTCCCagcccccagtccacctgctCCCAGCCCCCAGCTCACCTGGTCCCAGCTCCCAGCCACCCTGCTCCCAGCCCCCCAGTCCACCTGCTCCCAGCCCCCCAGCTCCCAGCCCCCCAGCTCACCTGGTCCCAGCTCCCAGCCCCCCTGGCCCAGAGCCCCCAAGTCCACCTGCTCCCAGCCCCCAGGCCCAGAGCCCCCAGAGCCCCCTGCTCCCAGCCCCCTGCTCTCAGCCCCCTGGCCCAGAGCCCCCAAGTCCACCTGCTCCCAGCCCCCTGGTCCCAGCCCCCAGGCCCAGAGCCCCCAGAGCCCCCTGCTCCCAGCCCCCTGCTCCCAGCCCCCAGGCCCAGAGCCCCCAGAGCCCCCTGCTCCCCGCCCCCTGTTCTCAGCCCCCCTGGCCCAGAGCCCCCAAGTCCACCTGCTCCCAGCCCCCTGGTCCCAGCCCCCCAGCTCCCAGCCAACCTGCTCCCAGCCCCCCTGGTCCCAGCCCCCAGCTCCCAGCCAACCTGCTCCCAGCCCCCTGGTCCCAGTCCCCAGCTCCCAGCCAACCTGCTCCCAGCCCCCTGGCCCAGAGCCCCCAAGCCCACCTGCTCCCAGCCCCCCTGGTCCCAGTCCACCTGCTCCCAGCCCCCCTGGTCCCAGCCCACCTGCTCCCAGCCCCCCTGGTCCCAGCCCACCTGCTCCCAGCCCCCCTGGTCCCAGCCCACCTGCTCCCAGCCCCCCTGGAACCAACCTTGAAACCAAACAGAGTTCTGCTTCATAA